DNA from Asterias amurensis chromosome 7, ASM3211899v1:
AGTGTACACTTGTCAATGATGAAAAGACCCTTGAAGTAGAAATAGACCTTTCCATAgttgataaaaacaacaatGGTTGGCATTGAGTGCCGAATGTTAGCAAGACAATAAGTgaataatttcaaaatgttcTGCAAATTGTCAATTAAATACAATACCTCCCAtgatttgcttgtttttttccccacaaattatgacactttttttttaagttttgtgtaacattgttacgAACTgtagctgtttttgttttgcaataatggctttccatagttttccaatctcaTTTGCAACCTTAATAGTTaagcaaaagaaaggtctatattgGAAACAAACGCTTAGCCCTATTTGATCAGGGCAGACCTCTGGTGGTACCCGCACAGTGTAGACTGTTTAGTTTGGATTTATGGCCGTTTGTACTGCTAGAGAAGAGCTCTGCATATTGTGATTAAGTTGAAGTACAAATTGAAAGTTGCATCgccaaatttaacaaaaaagtaTTAAGCATTATCATTAGAATGTTTTATGCGTTTATATTTTGCTTTGCTGTTTTGCACAGTGTTTTCCTTGTCACGGGCAGAGCAAAGGGTCTGTCGCCCTCTTGCGACCAATGTTGTCACCGTTTAGCAATTACACCAACTCGTGTGATTAATGGAATCAGTTGTATGTTTAAACAAGGGAGATCAATATGTCATACACTCATTTATAATTGAACATCATTTCAAGATGTTAACATTATCTAAATGAATGTTGCCGTTTACGTGATGATATGACACTTTGACCGCTCCAATGAATATCGTGAAATGTAAAACCCACCAGTGATTGACCCACGCAGAACAGCCTCTAGAGCTCATGGCCGTAACGACTATAAACTTGAAGTGGATTTCAATCTAATAAGGAGTTGAAGACCATGGACGCGTGTATATAATTATAAAGGCGAATCTTCAACACTTGTACCACACTTCAGAATTCATGATttaattacaaatttaaaaagctGTCAGCTACATTGAGTATCACATCACCACATTGTGCGTGTATTGTTGTTAAAATCGAAAACCGCTTTAATATAGAGCATTCATAGAAAGTGAATTTATTACAGAGAGGCATTACTACCTTTGGTTTGTTGGTGCGGAATGATTCACGTTGGGGAAACAGTATTTAAGTATCGTGACTTCAAAATCCGCTCAGTGCCAGGCAGACTCAAAACAGGATCCGTTTGTGTTTCGTATACATGACAGTGAAACGGAAGGATGATTTTCATGATGATAGTGCAACTAATGTAGTTAGATTCTATACAGACACAAGATTGTACGAGACGCTTTGCTTGTGGTTAATATTAATAGACACATCTTCATGTTGAGTCGGGTATAACAGACAGTGAAGTTTTAACTATTCATGATTGCCGCGGAGTGTTCAAACAACGGGATTAATAGTTGGCCGCAGTATATAGTGAGCGTATCGGCCAATAATTGGTGATCGCAGCTCATTGCCAGACGAGGGGAGAAGATGGACGGAGCGATGTTGGTTTCAAGCAGCACCCTAATGCCGAGTTTATCACCTAATGCTACGGACCCTTACAGTAATGTCACCACGGTGTCCATCTTAAAGGCATGTGTTCTGGGTATTGTTGCAGTCCTTGTTCTAATAGGCAACACGATGTGTTTGATCGTCCTACGCAACACAGAAAATGGTGTCCACCCAGTCACCAAATTGTTCCTTGTGTCGCTGACACTCAGTGATCTACTGGTGGGTTTATTAGTCTGTGTACCTGTCATTGGATCTACGGCGTTACAGCGTTGGCCTTATGGAGAAACTTACTGTTACGTCGTGGCTATGTGTCATGCTCTGTACTTCAATGCTGGTTTGAGTGTTCTGGCAATTAATATAGAGCGGTACATCGCGGTGGTTTGGCCGCTTCGATACCCGACGATCGTCACCGTACACCGGGCGATCGTCGTAGAAGTGTTTCTACTCGCAATGATTGTAATATGGGCCTTGTTGTACCTACTCGTCCCAGGTCGATCCACGTTCTATTATGAGAACTTCAGTGCTTGCTTCATAGACGCCGATAGTGGGGACGACTATCTAGGACAACTCGGCATGACGCTATTCATTGCCGTGCCGATGTTGGTCACCGTCATATTACATGCTAGACTGttcttcttggcaactcgccaCGCCTCAAGAGTCGATGCTATTACAATAGGAGATATCAACCCTCCAGCGACCATCGACGTTGAAAGTAACTCGGACCCTGCCGAGTCGTCCCCATCCCGTCGCAATGGCCCACGACGACAACGCGCCAACTCGGTCCGGAATAACCCGGACGCCAAAGCTGCCATGACGTTTTTTATCATGGCGGTGGTGGCCGGC
Protein-coding regions in this window:
- the LOC139939294 gene encoding alpha-1A adrenergic receptor-like, with amino-acid sequence MDGAMLVSSSTLMPSLSPNATDPYSNVTTVSILKACVLGIVAVLVLIGNTMCLIVLRNTENGVHPVTKLFLVSLTLSDLLVGLLVCVPVIGSTALQRWPYGETYCYVVAMCHALYFNAGLSVLAINIERYIAVVWPLRYPTIVTVHRAIVVEVFLLAMIVIWALLYLLVPGRSTFYYENFSACFIDADSGDDYLGQLGMTLFIAVPMLVTVILHARLFFLATRHASRVDAITIGDINPPATIDVESNSDPAESSPSRRNGPRRQRANSVRNNPDAKAAMTFFIMAVVAGVSWTPYYTTIAWENFRTEPVPPAVAFVSQILLLLNSLWNVVIYYTRNDTFRKTSNKLFGRCFRVRTSREELLAVS